A window of Streptomyces sp. SAI-127 contains these coding sequences:
- a CDS encoding GntR family transcriptional regulator, which translates to MAEQLSGLADDRALLGRTSTAERVSDILRSRIAEGYFPPGTRLSEDSIGGALGVSRNTLREAFRLLTHERLLVHELNRGVFVRVLAVEDVEDIYRTRALVECAVVRGLGEPPYALDALAEAVVEGQRAVREGDWKALGTANIHFHRELVALAGSDRTDELMRSVFAELRLAFHVADDPKALHEPYLARNQQILGALQTGDKGEAEKLLAVYLRDSLERVVDVYLRRVSAP; encoded by the coding sequence ATGGCAGAACAGCTGAGCGGACTGGCCGACGACCGTGCCCTCCTGGGCCGCACCAGCACGGCCGAGCGGGTCTCGGACATCCTCAGAAGTCGCATCGCCGAGGGGTATTTCCCGCCAGGGACCCGGCTGTCGGAGGACAGCATCGGAGGGGCTCTGGGTGTGTCCCGCAACACACTGCGCGAGGCGTTCCGCCTGCTCACCCATGAGCGCCTGCTCGTCCACGAGTTGAACCGAGGCGTGTTCGTCCGGGTCCTGGCCGTCGAGGACGTGGAGGACATCTACCGGACCCGCGCCCTCGTGGAGTGCGCCGTCGTCCGCGGGCTGGGCGAGCCTCCGTATGCCCTGGACGCGCTCGCCGAGGCTGTCGTGGAGGGGCAGCGAGCGGTACGCGAAGGTGACTGGAAAGCGCTGGGCACGGCCAACATCCACTTCCACCGGGAACTCGTCGCCCTCGCGGGCAGCGACCGCACCGACGAACTGATGCGCAGTGTCTTCGCCGAACTGCGGCTCGCCTTCCACGTCGCGGACGACCCCAAGGCCCTCCACGAGCCGTACCTGGCCCGCAACCAGCAGATCCTCGGGGCACTTCAGACGGGCGACAAGGGTGAGGCCGAAAAGCTGCTGGCGGTGTATCTGCGCGACTCGCTGGAACGAGTGGTCGATGTCTACCTGCGCAGAGTGAGCGCCCCGTAG
- a CDS encoding nitrate- and nitrite sensing domain-containing protein has product MRFRGKSIRRKIVALLLVPLVSLIAVWGFATVLTGREVAQLFQVSTVTEKLGYPIEDTVRVLQQERRQTLVYLADPRASDALSALRSTRNASDDAIAKFRQNSRDPDVRDGLDQDDDERLTAVLDEFDGIDSLRRSVEEGTVTRLQAFYQYNRLVDPAYDLLATLDGVDSVELDKQARALVNITRARELLSREDALLGSALVVGKLTHDEIRDVSDLVAQRTLLYEINLGVLPTSERERYERFWKNAGTAPLRSAEQSVAGADPGSDGNVSAKSWDAAAGSVLDELAKLDDQAGDRLQDRVRPDAMGVIIKAAVVGVLGLVALLFSLVLSVRVGRTLIRDLRQLRLEAHEASGVRLPSVMRRLSVGEQVDVETEVPRLEYDKNEMGEVGQALNTLQRAAVEAAVKQAELRAGVSEVFVNLARRSQVLLHKQLTLLDTMERRTEDTDELADLFRLDHLTTRMRRHAEGLVILSGAAPSRQWRKPVQLMDVVRAAVAEVEDYERIEVRRLPRVAVTGPAVADLTHLVAELLENATVFSPPHTAVQVLGERVANGFTLEIHDRGLGMAADALLDANLRLAETPEFELSDTDRLGLFVVSRLAQRQNVRVSLQPSPYGGTTAVVFIPDALLTDDVPDTNGIGFRLDRPRPSKEAELEEAQRVSLTRGPAQLEGRPPAILDGPVELEAPVDLDALNDFPGVLDSEDSERGGLFRPRRSLAQVDDEAPGTDGADIGDGGPDAPVSLSRRRTPKLVTSHGRPVTGERTGREETDEPPAIGPGASRPATPAAGQGPARSEPPTLPSRRRAAALRRGTGVADRLDELTETPTSSASPSREPGGPSGAPVLPRRTRRAEIASSGTGPDSGDSATGATGRPDAPALGPVAPAPGALGRGGPADSAPDGVVRPGWGESARGASGASGAGRPPLGAARGSQDGAPGTAPLPRRVRQANLAPQLKQAPERRPQNQAEPAERDADEVRSRMASLQRGWQRGREENAVGDDLPGGTAPQRTTKGDGR; this is encoded by the coding sequence ATGCGCTTTCGCGGGAAGTCGATCCGCCGGAAGATCGTGGCACTGCTTCTCGTGCCGCTGGTGTCCCTGATCGCGGTGTGGGGCTTCGCCACGGTGCTGACGGGACGTGAGGTCGCCCAGCTCTTCCAGGTGTCGACCGTCACGGAGAAGCTCGGTTATCCCATCGAGGACACCGTGCGCGTGCTCCAGCAGGAACGCCGCCAGACGCTTGTCTATCTGGCTGATCCGCGCGCGTCGGACGCCCTGTCCGCGCTGCGCAGCACGAGGAACGCCTCCGATGACGCCATCGCCAAGTTCCGGCAGAACTCGCGCGACCCCGATGTCCGCGACGGACTGGACCAGGACGACGACGAACGCCTCACCGCTGTCCTGGACGAGTTCGACGGCATCGACTCACTGCGCCGCAGCGTCGAGGAGGGCACGGTCACCCGTCTCCAGGCCTTCTACCAGTACAACCGCCTCGTCGACCCCGCCTACGACCTGCTCGCCACCCTCGACGGCGTCGACAGCGTCGAGTTGGACAAGCAGGCACGGGCTCTGGTCAACATCACCCGGGCCCGCGAACTGCTCTCCCGCGAGGACGCCCTGCTCGGCTCCGCCCTGGTGGTGGGCAAGCTCACTCACGACGAGATCCGTGACGTCTCCGACCTCGTCGCCCAGCGGACCCTGCTGTACGAGATCAACCTGGGAGTGCTGCCGACGTCGGAACGCGAGCGGTACGAGCGTTTCTGGAAGAACGCCGGCACCGCCCCGCTGCGCTCCGCCGAGCAGTCCGTCGCCGGTGCCGATCCCGGCAGCGACGGCAACGTCAGCGCCAAGAGCTGGGACGCCGCCGCGGGCAGTGTGCTCGACGAACTCGCCAAGCTCGACGACCAGGCGGGCGACCGCCTCCAGGACCGCGTCCGGCCGGACGCGATGGGCGTGATCATCAAGGCGGCCGTCGTCGGCGTCCTCGGCCTGGTCGCCCTGCTCTTCTCGCTCGTGCTGTCCGTGCGCGTCGGCCGCACACTCATCCGCGACCTGAGGCAACTGCGCCTGGAGGCCCACGAGGCCTCCGGCGTACGGCTGCCCAGCGTGATGCGCCGTCTCTCCGTGGGCGAACAGGTCGACGTCGAGACCGAGGTCCCGCGCCTGGAGTACGACAAGAACGAGATGGGTGAGGTCGGCCAGGCCCTCAACACCCTGCAGCGCGCAGCCGTCGAAGCCGCCGTCAAGCAGGCGGAGTTGCGCGCCGGGGTCTCCGAGGTCTTCGTCAACCTCGCCCGCCGCAGCCAGGTCCTGCTGCACAAGCAGCTCACGCTGCTCGACACCATGGAGCGCCGCACCGAGGACACCGACGAACTCGCCGACCTCTTCCGCCTCGACCACCTGACCACCCGTATGCGCCGGCACGCCGAGGGCCTGGTGATCCTCTCCGGCGCGGCGCCCTCCCGGCAGTGGCGCAAACCCGTCCAGCTCATGGACGTCGTCCGCGCCGCCGTCGCAGAGGTCGAGGACTACGAGCGCATCGAGGTCCGCAGGCTGCCCCGGGTGGCCGTGACCGGCCCGGCCGTCGCGGACCTCACGCATCTCGTGGCCGAACTCCTGGAGAACGCCACGGTGTTCTCCCCGCCGCACACCGCCGTCCAGGTCCTGGGCGAGCGCGTCGCCAACGGCTTCACCCTGGAGATCCACGACCGCGGACTCGGCATGGCCGCCGACGCACTGCTCGACGCCAACCTCCGGCTCGCCGAGACACCGGAGTTCGAGCTCTCCGACACCGACCGGCTCGGTCTGTTCGTGGTCAGCCGGCTCGCCCAGCGGCAGAACGTCAGGGTCTCGCTGCAGCCTTCGCCGTACGGCGGCACGACGGCCGTCGTCTTCATTCCCGACGCGCTGCTGACCGACGACGTCCCGGACACCAACGGCATCGGCTTCCGTCTCGACCGCCCCCGGCCGTCGAAGGAGGCCGAACTGGAGGAGGCCCAGCGCGTCTCGCTCACCCGGGGACCGGCCCAACTGGAGGGCAGGCCGCCCGCGATCCTGGACGGCCCGGTCGAACTGGAAGCCCCTGTCGACCTGGACGCCCTGAACGACTTCCCGGGTGTGCTCGACTCCGAGGACAGCGAGCGTGGCGGACTGTTCCGCCCGCGCCGCTCCCTGGCCCAGGTCGACGACGAAGCCCCGGGAACCGACGGGGCGGACATCGGCGACGGCGGCCCGGACGCCCCGGTGTCACTGTCCCGCCGCCGCACTCCCAAGCTGGTCACCTCCCACGGACGCCCGGTCACCGGCGAGCGGACGGGACGCGAGGAGACGGACGAGCCACCGGCGATCGGCCCGGGCGCGTCCCGGCCGGCGACCCCCGCGGCGGGGCAGGGGCCCGCGCGCTCCGAACCTCCCACGCTGCCGAGCCGCCGCCGCGCCGCGGCCCTGCGCCGGGGCACCGGCGTGGCCGACCGCCTCGACGAGCTGACGGAAACACCGACCTCCTCCGCATCCCCGAGCCGCGAACCCGGCGGACCGTCCGGCGCTCCGGTCCTGCCCCGACGCACCCGGCGTGCCGAGATCGCGTCCAGCGGCACGGGCCCGGACTCGGGTGACTCCGCCACCGGTGCCACCGGCAGGCCGGACGCACCCGCTCTCGGCCCCGTCGCACCCGCTCCGGGCGCCCTCGGCAGGGGCGGCCCGGCCGACTCCGCCCCGGACGGCGTCGTACGTCCCGGCTGGGGTGAGTCCGCCCGCGGCGCCTCCGGAGCATCCGGCGCGGGCAGACCACCCCTCGGCGCCGCACGCGGGTCCCAGGACGGTGCCCCCGGCACCGCCCCGCTGCCCCGCCGGGTACGTCAGGCCAATCTGGCCCCGCAGCTCAAACAGGCCCCGGAGCGGCGCCCCCAGAACCAGGCGGAGCCCGCCGAACGGGACGCCGACGAGGTACGCAGCCGAATGGCCTCGCTCCAGCGCGGCTGGCAGCGTGGCCGTGAGGAGAACGCCGTGGGCGACGACCTGCCAGGCGGCACAGCACCACAACGAACGACTAAGGGGGACGGTCGATGA
- a CDS encoding roadblock/LC7 domain-containing protein, translated as MTAPKATDKSGELNWLLDDLVDRVASIRKALVLSSDGLPTGVSQDLTREDSEHLAAVASGFHSLAKGVGRHFEAGNVRQTVVELDDAFLFVTAAGDGSCLAVLSDADSDVGLVAYEMTLLVKRVGVHLGAAPRTDLPQSG; from the coding sequence ATGACCGCACCAAAGGCGACCGACAAGTCCGGCGAGCTGAACTGGCTCCTCGACGACCTGGTGGACCGCGTCGCGAGCATCCGCAAGGCCCTGGTGCTCTCCAGCGACGGCCTCCCGACCGGCGTGTCCCAGGACCTGACCCGCGAGGACAGCGAGCATCTCGCGGCCGTGGCGTCCGGGTTCCACAGCCTTGCCAAGGGCGTGGGCCGGCACTTCGAGGCGGGCAACGTCCGGCAGACGGTCGTGGAACTGGACGACGCCTTCCTGTTCGTGACGGCCGCCGGCGACGGCAGCTGCCTCGCCGTCCTCTCGGACGCCGACTCGGACGTGGGCCTCGTCGCGTACGAGATGACGCTCCTGGTCAAGCGGGTCGGTGTGCATCTCGGGGCCGCCCCACGCACCGATCTGCCTCAGAGCGGGTAG
- a CDS encoding DUF742 domain-containing protein has product MSTDGQGRSHWFDDEAGPVVRPYAMTRGRTTSAGQHRLDLIAVVVAESHTVDPEGDHSLSPEHVDIVDLCRDTPQSVAELSSELDLPIGVVRVLIGDLVASEWVHVNRPVPPAELPDESILRDVINGLRAL; this is encoded by the coding sequence ATGAGCACAGACGGTCAGGGAAGAAGCCACTGGTTCGACGACGAGGCCGGACCGGTGGTCCGTCCGTATGCCATGACACGCGGCCGCACCACGAGTGCCGGGCAGCACCGTCTCGACCTCATCGCGGTCGTCGTGGCCGAATCCCATACGGTCGATCCCGAAGGGGACCACTCGCTGTCCCCCGAGCACGTGGACATCGTCGACCTGTGTCGGGACACCCCCCAGTCGGTCGCCGAGCTGTCCTCCGAACTCGACCTGCCGATCGGGGTCGTACGGGTCCTCATAGGCGACCTCGTGGCCTCGGAGTGGGTCCACGTGAACCGGCCGGTGCCGCCCGCCGAGCTCCCGGACGAGAGCATCCTGCGCGACGTGATCAACGGCCTCAGAGCCCTGTGA
- a CDS encoding ATP/GTP-binding protein, whose protein sequence is MIFGRSERGKPPVEPVTLKILVAGGFGVGKTTFVGAVSEIRPLRTEELLTEAGRPVDDTSGVEGKRTTTVAMDFGRITLREDLVLYLFGTPGQERFWFMWDELSEGALGAVVLADTRRLEDCFAAVDYFERRSIPFLVGVNCFEGAIRYPEEDVRQALDLDEDVPIVLCDARHKQSVKDVLVGVVQHAMAYSARRRQTVTT, encoded by the coding sequence ATGATCTTCGGGCGTTCTGAGCGCGGCAAGCCCCCGGTCGAGCCCGTCACGCTCAAGATCCTGGTGGCCGGCGGCTTCGGCGTGGGCAAGACCACGTTCGTGGGCGCGGTCAGCGAGATCAGGCCGCTGCGCACCGAGGAACTGCTGACCGAGGCAGGACGCCCGGTCGACGACACGAGCGGCGTCGAGGGCAAGCGCACCACGACCGTCGCCATGGACTTCGGGCGCATCACCCTGCGCGAAGACCTGGTGCTGTACCTGTTCGGTACACCCGGGCAGGAACGGTTCTGGTTCATGTGGGACGAACTCTCCGAAGGTGCCCTCGGAGCCGTCGTGCTTGCCGACACCCGCCGCCTGGAGGACTGCTTCGCGGCCGTCGACTACTTCGAGCGGCGTTCCATACCCTTCCTCGTCGGCGTCAACTGCTTCGAGGGAGCGATCCGTTACCCGGAGGAGGACGTACGCCAGGCCCTCGACCTCGACGAGGACGTCCCGATCGTGCTGTGCGACGCCCGGCACAAGCAGTCGGTCAAGGACGTCTTGGTAGGCGTCGTCCAGCACGCCATGGCGTACTCGGCGCGGCGCCGCCAGACCGTCACCACCTGA
- the glpK gene encoding glycerol kinase GlpK translates to MTDKFVAAIDQGTTSSRCIIFNQDGAIVAVDQREHRQIFPKPGWVEHDATEIWSKVQAVVAGAIAKAGLRADQLSALGITNQRETTLLWDRATGKPVHNAIVWQDTRTAALTRQLGGPDGQDRFREQTGLPLATYFSGPKAAWLLDNVPGLRARAENGEIAFGTIDSWLIWNLTGGTDGGQHVTDVTNAGRTMLMNLETLQWDQSILSAMNVPDAVLPEIRSSAEVYGTAVGQLAGVPVASALGDQQAAVFGQACYDVGTAKNTYGTGSFLLLNTGNRPVPSKNGLLTTMGYKIGSEAPVYCLEGSIAITGALVQWFRDQLGIIRTADEIEPLAASVEDNGGAYIVPAFSGLFAPYWRSDARGVVTGLTRYVTKAHLARAVLEATSWQTREVVDAMYQDSGVQITTLKVDGGMTKNNLLMQHQADVLDVPVVRPKVSETTCLGAAYAAGLATGVWNDLDELKSHWQKDVEWTPNMEASVRDRQYHNWRKAVEKSFGWEDDGEN, encoded by the coding sequence ATGACGGACAAGTTCGTCGCCGCTATCGACCAGGGCACCACCTCCAGCCGCTGCATCATCTTCAACCAGGACGGCGCGATCGTGGCCGTCGACCAGCGCGAGCACCGCCAGATCTTCCCCAAGCCCGGCTGGGTGGAGCACGACGCCACCGAGATCTGGTCCAAGGTGCAGGCCGTCGTCGCCGGGGCGATCGCCAAGGCCGGGCTGCGGGCCGACCAGCTCAGCGCGCTCGGCATCACCAACCAGCGCGAGACGACGCTCCTGTGGGACCGCGCGACGGGCAAGCCCGTGCACAACGCGATCGTGTGGCAGGACACCCGCACCGCGGCGCTGACCAGGCAGCTCGGCGGCCCCGACGGGCAGGACCGTTTCCGCGAGCAGACCGGACTGCCGCTGGCCACCTACTTCTCGGGACCGAAGGCGGCCTGGCTGCTGGACAACGTGCCGGGGCTGCGCGCACGCGCCGAGAACGGTGAGATCGCCTTCGGCACCATCGACTCCTGGCTGATCTGGAACCTCACCGGCGGCACGGACGGCGGGCAGCACGTCACCGACGTGACGAACGCCGGACGGACCATGCTGATGAACCTGGAGACCCTCCAGTGGGATCAGTCCATCCTGTCCGCGATGAACGTGCCCGACGCCGTGCTGCCCGAGATCAGGTCGTCCGCCGAGGTCTACGGCACCGCGGTCGGCCAACTGGCGGGCGTGCCCGTGGCGTCCGCGCTGGGCGACCAGCAGGCCGCCGTGTTCGGGCAGGCCTGCTACGACGTGGGCACGGCCAAGAACACCTACGGCACGGGCTCCTTCCTGCTGCTCAACACGGGCAATCGGCCGGTCCCTTCGAAGAACGGGCTGCTGACGACGATGGGCTACAAGATCGGCAGTGAGGCGCCGGTGTACTGCCTGGAGGGGTCGATCGCCATAACGGGCGCCCTGGTTCAGTGGTTCCGCGATCAGCTCGGCATCATCCGTACCGCCGACGAGATCGAACCCCTGGCGGCGAGCGTCGAGGACAACGGCGGCGCGTACATCGTGCCCGCCTTCTCCGGCCTGTTCGCGCCCTACTGGCGCTCCGACGCGCGCGGTGTCGTCACGGGTCTCACGCGGTACGTCACCAAGGCGCACCTCGCGCGCGCGGTGCTCGAAGCGACGAGCTGGCAGACGCGCGAGGTCGTGGACGCCATGTACCAGGACTCCGGGGTGCAGATCACCACCCTGAAGGTGGATGGCGGCATGACCAAGAACAACCTGCTCATGCAGCACCAGGCCGATGTGCTCGACGTGCCGGTGGTCCGGCCGAAGGTCTCCGAGACCACGTGCCTGGGTGCCGCGTACGCGGCCGGGCTCGCCACAGGCGTGTGGAACGACCTCGACGAGCTGAAGTCCCACTGGCAGAAGGACGTCGAGTGGACGCCGAACATGGAGGCGTCCGTCCGGGACCGTCAATACCACAACTGGCGCAAGGCCGTGGAGAAGAGCTTCGGCTGGGAGGACGACGGCGAGAACTAG
- a CDS encoding MIP/aquaporin family protein produces the protein MSNGDVFLGEVIGTAILILFGAGVVAAVVLNYSKAKDSGWVVIAFGWGFGVLAGAYTAAPLSGGHLNPAVTLGIAIDTGDWDQVPLYIAGQMVGAMLGAVLCWLVYYAQFQANAEEEIAQPTLGIFSTAPAIRNPVANLVTEIIATIGLVLPILAFGLTKGLGESGTAVLVVAFLVVGIGLSLGGPTGYAINPARDLGPRIVHALLPIPHKGTSDWSYAWIPVVGPLIGGALSGVIFNAAF, from the coding sequence ATGAGCAACGGAGACGTATTTCTCGGTGAGGTCATCGGTACGGCGATTCTGATTCTCTTCGGCGCCGGCGTGGTCGCTGCCGTCGTACTCAACTATTCCAAGGCGAAGGACTCCGGCTGGGTCGTCATCGCGTTCGGCTGGGGCTTCGGCGTGCTCGCCGGGGCGTACACCGCCGCACCGCTGTCCGGCGGACATCTCAACCCCGCCGTGACCCTCGGGATCGCCATCGACACCGGGGACTGGGACCAGGTTCCCCTCTACATCGCCGGTCAGATGGTCGGCGCGATGCTCGGGGCGGTCCTGTGCTGGCTGGTCTACTACGCGCAGTTCCAGGCCAACGCCGAGGAGGAGATCGCCCAGCCGACGCTCGGGATCTTCTCCACCGCGCCCGCGATCCGCAATCCCGTGGCGAACCTGGTCACCGAGATCATCGCGACGATCGGCCTGGTCCTGCCGATCCTGGCCTTCGGCCTCACCAAGGGACTCGGCGAGTCCGGTACCGCGGTCCTCGTCGTCGCCTTCCTGGTCGTCGGCATCGGTCTGTCGCTCGGCGGGCCCACCGGATACGCCATCAACCCGGCCCGTGACCTGGGCCCGCGCATCGTCCACGCCCTGCTGCCGATTCCCCACAAGGGCACCTCGGACTGGAGTTACGCGTGGATCCCGGTGGTGGGACCGCTGATCGGCGGGGCGCTGTCCGGGGTGATCTTCAACGCAGCCTTCTGA
- a CDS encoding GGDEF domain-containing protein: MRSWTDTLRFAFQPVVNLATGGVAGLEILARPETGDILAEARRDPELDGRLAVLALRAAVRRETLLPLHVNVFAGTLADLGGLTPLHHAVREAGRLPWEVTIDVGPPYTHVPHQGLLEALSELRGQGFRISADGVGDGDVPLRLLVDMSPDLVKLDASLLVRPSAVRAMRTLCDELGALLCVEGVETELQYGAALSAGAQLAQGTLFAPPSRLPAAEVYVPPRSPTDASPPRSGPSVREFVRPAALLPATASAGQVRALLTGAPDVSGVLLVDRNGVPFRSVHRSRFLLSMSGRYGHALYAERPAAKLGDPPRTVGIDATAWEVLDVVAVGDRDRTSDDVAVVDRHGRCVGVVRLADLVRALSETRVEEAAGLNPLTRLPGSDAITGEVDRRIAAGRTFALSWLDVDHFKQVNDGAGFAAGDELIRAVGRLLQHAATGTARVGHIGGDDFLVLAAPEELAPLAAAVLDAPWAAGGRPVTLSLATVECLPGSVADHREAAACLAPLKKAAKALSGASWVVGRAGLPGHEIRRAAGAEAASTGYAVAEPGRG; the protein is encoded by the coding sequence GTGCGCTCCTGGACGGACACTCTCCGCTTCGCCTTCCAACCGGTGGTCAATCTGGCCACCGGCGGAGTCGCAGGGCTGGAGATACTCGCCCGTCCGGAGACCGGCGACATCCTGGCGGAGGCCCGCCGCGACCCCGAACTCGACGGTCGGCTCGCCGTGTTGGCGCTACGGGCGGCAGTGCGCAGGGAAACCCTGCTGCCGCTGCACGTCAACGTGTTCGCGGGCACGCTCGCCGACCTCGGCGGCCTCACCCCGCTGCACCATGCCGTACGTGAGGCGGGGCGGCTGCCGTGGGAGGTCACGATCGACGTGGGTCCGCCGTACACGCATGTGCCGCATCAGGGGCTGCTGGAGGCACTCTCCGAACTGCGGGGACAGGGCTTCCGGATCAGCGCGGACGGTGTGGGGGACGGGGACGTACCGCTGAGACTGCTTGTCGACATGTCGCCCGATCTCGTGAAGCTCGACGCGTCGCTGCTGGTCCGGCCCTCGGCAGTACGGGCGATGCGGACCCTGTGCGACGAACTCGGGGCGCTCCTGTGTGTCGAGGGAGTGGAGACGGAACTGCAGTACGGGGCCGCGCTGTCGGCCGGCGCGCAGCTGGCGCAGGGCACGCTGTTCGCGCCGCCGTCCCGGCTTCCCGCGGCGGAGGTGTACGTTCCGCCCCGCTCCCCCACTGACGCGTCGCCACCGCGGTCCGGTCCTTCGGTACGGGAGTTCGTGCGCCCCGCCGCGCTGTTGCCGGCCACCGCCTCCGCGGGTCAGGTGCGGGCGCTGCTGACCGGGGCACCCGACGTGTCGGGGGTACTGCTCGTGGACAGGAACGGGGTGCCGTTCCGCTCGGTGCACCGGTCGCGTTTCCTGCTGTCGATGTCGGGCCGCTACGGACACGCCCTGTACGCCGAACGCCCCGCGGCGAAGCTCGGCGATCCACCACGGACGGTGGGGATCGACGCCACCGCGTGGGAGGTCCTGGACGTGGTCGCCGTGGGCGACCGGGACCGCACGTCGGACGACGTGGCCGTGGTCGACCGGCACGGCCGCTGCGTGGGTGTCGTACGGCTCGCGGATCTCGTACGGGCGCTGAGCGAGACCCGTGTGGAGGAGGCGGCCGGGCTCAATCCGCTGACGCGGCTGCCGGGTTCGGACGCGATCACGGGCGAGGTGGACCGGCGTATCGCGGCCGGGCGGACGTTCGCGCTGAGCTGGCTGGACGTCGACCACTTCAAGCAGGTCAACGACGGGGCCGGGTTCGCAGCGGGCGACGAGCTCATCCGCGCGGTGGGACGGTTGCTGCAGCACGCGGCGACCGGCACCGCGCGCGTGGGGCACATCGGCGGGGACGACTTCCTGGTGCTGGCGGCCCCGGAGGAGCTGGCTCCGCTGGCCGCCGCCGTGCTGGACGCTCCCTGGGCGGCGGGCGGGCGGCCCGTGACACTCTCCCTGGCCACCGTGGAATGCCTGCCCGGCAGTGTGGCGGACCACAGGGAGGCGGCCGCGTGTCTGGCGCCGCTGAAGAAGGCCGCGAAGGCGCTCAGCGGGGCCAGTTGGGTCGTGGGGCGGGCAGGGCTGCCCGGGCACGAGATCCGGCGCGCAGCGGGCGCGGAGGCCGCTTCGACGGGGTATGCGGTGGCGGAGCCGGGGAGGGGCTGA
- a CDS encoding lipid-transfer protein, which yields MTEEVAVLGAGMHPWGKWGRGFVEYGVAAARAALADAGLEWRDVGSIVGADTVRGGYPGYVAGATFAKALGWQGARVASVYAACASGAQAVAAARAQILAGLADVVLVVGADAAPKGFFRPAGGDRPDDPDWLRFRVLGATNPTYFGLYARRRMAVHGDTVEDFAQVKVKNAALGALNPYARYRKRVSAEEVAASAVVADPLRLLDICATSDGGAALVLSSMEFARRRGVAEPVRIRAVSTVTPTYPNTVLDLPDIATDSAAAVEPAAGTFRASIARAAYEEAGVGPEDLSLAEVYDLSTALELQWYEDLGLCGEGEGAKLLREGATAPGGRIPVNTSGGLASFGEAVPAQAIAQVCELTWQLRGDGGARQVEHAHVGITANQGLFGHGSAVIAMR from the coding sequence ATGACGGAAGAGGTGGCGGTGCTCGGCGCGGGCATGCACCCGTGGGGCAAATGGGGGCGCGGGTTCGTCGAGTACGGCGTGGCGGCCGCCCGCGCGGCACTGGCCGACGCGGGCCTCGAGTGGCGGGACGTCGGCTCGATCGTCGGCGCGGACACCGTGCGGGGCGGTTACCCGGGTTATGTGGCAGGGGCGACCTTCGCCAAGGCGCTCGGCTGGCAGGGGGCCCGTGTCGCCAGCGTGTACGCGGCGTGCGCGTCCGGGGCGCAGGCGGTGGCCGCCGCGCGGGCACAGATCCTCGCGGGACTGGCCGACGTGGTGCTCGTGGTGGGTGCCGATGCCGCACCGAAGGGGTTCTTCCGCCCCGCGGGCGGCGACCGGCCCGACGATCCGGACTGGCTGCGGTTCCGGGTCCTCGGCGCGACCAATCCGACCTACTTCGGGCTGTACGCGCGGCGGCGCATGGCCGTGCACGGGGACACGGTGGAGGACTTCGCTCAGGTCAAGGTGAAGAACGCGGCCCTGGGGGCGCTGAATCCGTATGCGCGGTACCGCAAGCGGGTGAGCGCGGAAGAGGTGGCGGCCTCCGCCGTCGTGGCAGATCCGCTGCGGCTGCTCGACATATGCGCCACCTCGGACGGCGGTGCGGCGCTCGTGCTCTCCAGCATGGAGTTCGCGCGTCGTAGGGGTGTGGCCGAGCCCGTGCGGATCAGGGCGGTGTCGACGGTGACGCCGACGTATCCGAACACCGTGCTGGACCTGCCGGACATCGCGACGGACTCCGCCGCCGCGGTCGAGCCCGCCGCCGGGACGTTCCGTGCGTCGATCGCGCGCGCGGCCTACGAGGAGGCCGGTGTCGGGCCGGAGGATCTCTCCCTCGCCGAGGTCTACGACCTGTCGACGGCCCTGGAGTTGCAGTGGTACGAGGATCTCGGACTGTGCGGGGAGGGCGAGGGCGCGAAGCTTTTGCGCGAGGGGGCGACGGCGCCGGGCGGACGCATACCCGTCAACACGAGCGGCGGACTCGCCTCATTCGGCGAGGCGGTCCCGGCCCAGGCGATCGCCCAGGTGTGCGAACTCACCTGGCAGTTGCGGGGCGACGGGGGTGCCCGGCAGGTCGAGCACGCGCACGTGGGGATCACCGCCAACCAGGGCCTGTTCGGACACGGGTCGGCGGTGATCGCCATGAGGTGA
- a CDS encoding zinc ribbon domain-containing protein, whose protein sequence is MVTGWFAGEGDDFTLLGTRCSACASVFFPREDSHCRNPGCDSGDLAEIPLSRRGRVWSYTDSRYRPPSPYVTDPELPWEPYTLIAVELAAERIVVLGQAVPGVTVADLAVGAEVEVVPGVLHEDGETVWTTWHWRPTGVTA, encoded by the coding sequence GTGGTCACCGGGTGGTTCGCCGGTGAGGGGGACGACTTCACACTTCTCGGAACCCGCTGCTCCGCCTGCGCGTCGGTCTTCTTCCCGCGCGAGGACAGCCACTGCCGCAACCCCGGATGCGACAGTGGCGATCTGGCGGAGATTCCCCTGTCGCGGCGCGGTCGCGTCTGGTCGTACACGGACAGCCGGTACCGGCCTCCGTCACCGTATGTGACCGATCCGGAACTTCCGTGGGAGCCGTACACGTTGATCGCTGTGGAGCTGGCCGCTGAGCGGATCGTGGTACTGGGGCAGGCGGTTCCCGGGGTCACCGTCGCCGACCTGGCGGTGGGCGCGGAGGTGGAGGTCGTCCCCGGTGTGCTCCATGAGGACGGCGAGACGGTCTGGACGACGTGGCACTGGCGGCCGACGGGGGTGACGGCATGA